The genomic segment CTCGAATACGTCAAGAAACTCGATCAGGTCGATACATCAGGTGTCCAATCCCAATTGCAGGAGAACGTCACTGGAAACGTCTTGCGCGAAGACATTGTCACGCCGTCACTTGGCGTGGATGAAGCTCTCAAGAACGCGCCTGAGCGGGTAGACAACTACTTCAAAGTCCCGAAAGTGGTGGATAATTGAAGATAGTCGGAGTAATCCCGGCCCGGTTAGCCTCAAGCAGGTTTCCTCGGAAGGCACTGGCATTAATTGCAGGTCGTCCTATGATACTCCATGTCTGGGAACGAGTTAGAGCCTTCAGCCGCTTCGAGCGTTTGATCGTTGCCACCGACGACGAATCGATCAGCCAACTTATCATTCAAAACGGCGGCGAGGTTGTTCTCTCCAATGAGCCCTTCAAGAATGGCTCTGAGCGCTGTGCATCTGCAGTAGCAGATATCGACTGCGATGTCTGCATCGACATTCAGGGTGATGAGATATCGATTACGCCTGAGCAACTTGAACGGACAGTCCAAGTACTTGAAAACAATCCGGATCTCCATGTCGCCACAGCGGCATTTCCGGTCTTACAAAGCGAAGATCTCAGCGATCCCAATCTGGTCAAAGTTGCTGTAGATGCGTTGGGTCACGCAATTGAGTTCTCTCGTAAGCCGATAACTGTAGCAGGGCAGAAGATTACCAATTACGGTCATGCTGGAATTTACGTATATCGTAAGGACTTCCTGATCGAATATGCCCGTTTACCCCAGACTTCGCGTGAAATTGCCGAGTCCTTGGAACAGTTGCGAATTTTAGAGCATGGCCACAAAATCGGCGTGGCTATCATCAACAAGCCGTTATTATCTGTCAATACGCCGGAAGACCTGGCTTTAGCAAATAGATTGTTTTCGCAAGAGGGAGGAGTGATTTAGTGAAAGGCGCCAAATACATATTCGTCACCGGAGGTGTGGTCTCGTCCCTCGGCAAAGGGATAGCATCCGCCTCGATCGGTGTTCTACTACAGAAACGGGGACTTAAAGTTAATATCCAGAAAATGGACCCATACATTAACGTCGATCCCGGTACCATGAATCCGTTCCAGCATGGTGAGGTCTTCGTACTTGACGATGGCGCCGAAACCGATCTCGATCTCGGTCATTACGAACGCTTCACCGGACAATCACTCACCCGCGATAACAACGTCACTGCCGGTCAGGTCTATCAGTCGGTAATCAACCGCGAGCGCAAAGGCGACTATCTTGGCGCTACCGTTCAGGTCATCCCTCATATCACCAACGAAATCAAATCGCGCATTCGCAAATTGGCCCGTCGCGACGAGACCTTCGATGTCGTAATCACCGAATTCGGCGGTACCGTTGGTGATATTGAGTCGTTGCCGTTTCTCGAAGCCGCCCGCCAGATCGCTCTTGAAGAAGGCCCCGGCAACACACTCTTCGTGCATCTGACTCTCGTTCCTTACATTGAAACTGCCGGCGAAATCAAAACCAAACCGACTCAGCACTCGGTTCGCGATTTGCGTGAAATCGGAATCCAGCCGCAAGTATTGCTTTGCCGAACTTCTAAACCACTCTCTGACGCTATTCGCGAAAAGATCGGACTTTTCTGCAGTATCCCGTCAAAGAATGTCATTGAATCAATCGATGTCGATACCATCTATGAAGTTCCGCTGCTCTATCACGAGCAAGGGCTCGACAACTATATCGTCGACTACCTCGGACTCGATGCTCCCGACCCGGACCTTTCCGAGTGGGAAGAAATCGTTCGTAAGATCAAACGCCCCGACAAGCATATCCGAATCGGCATTTGCGGTAAGTATGTGCATCTCAAAGATGCTTACAAATCGATCATTGAATCGTTTATTCACGCCGGCGCTGAAAACAATGTCAAAGTTGATCTCGTCTGGATTGCTTCCGAGGACATCAAACTCAACGGCGCTGAACAATATCTCAAAGGCATCGACGGCCTGCTGATTCCCGGTGGATTTGGCGAGCGCGGTGTCGAAGGCAAAATCGAATCGATCCACTACGTGCGCGAACGCAATATTCCGTTCTTCGGAATCTGTCTCGGTATGCAATGTGCCGTCATTGAATTTGCTCGCAACGTAGCCGGTTTGGCTGATGCCCACTCGTACGAATTCTATCGCGATCTCAAGCATCCGGTGATTCATCTCATGGCCGATCAGCACGAAGTCACCGAAATGGGCGGAACGATGCGCCTTGGCGCGTTCCCCTGCGTTCTCGATGAAAACAGCAAATCGTATGAAGCCTATCAGGAACGCAATATCTCCGAGCGCCACCGCCACCGTTACGAATTCTACAACTACTACCGCGATCAACTAACATCGCGCGGATTAAAACTTTCCGGACTATCACCGGACAGCAAGCTCGTTGAAATCGTCGAAATCCCCAGCCACCGCTGGTTTGTTGGCGTGCAATTCCATCCGGAATTGAAAAGCCGCCTCGGCAAAGCGCATCCGCTGTTCCGCGAGTTCGTGCGTGCTGCTTCAGAATATCACGACAATCCGGCGCAGCCCGAGCTCGATCTGGAGAGCGAACCGGTCGTCAAATCTGAACTGCTCGACGAACTGAATCTGCGTCAATGATCTCAATCGGTAATCAGAAATTCGGCGATGGTAAGTTGTTTATCATCGCCGGCCCCTGCCTCATCGAATCCGAAGACATCGTCATGCGGACCGCGCACACCTTGGTGAATTTGTCGCGAGCGTTGGAACTGCCTCTCATATTCAAGGGTTCATTGCGCAAAGCCAATCGCCTCTCCGGGAAATCCTTCTCTGGAATCGGCGATCAAGAAGCGCTCAAACTTCTGCAAAAAGTGAAGTCCGAATTCAACGTGCCGGTGCTGACAGATATACACGAGACCCATGAAGTGGCCACCGTCGCGCAGGTTTGCGATGTCCTGCAGATTCCGGCGTTCCTCTGTCGACAGACAGACCTGATCATCACGGCAGCCAAATCGGGCAGGGCAGTTAATATCAAGAAGGGACAGTTCCTTGCCGCCGAGGACATGGCTCATCTCGCACAGAAGGCCGTTGATGCCGGCAACTCGCAAGTTATGCTCACCGAGCGCGGCACTACGTTTGGCTATCGCGACTTGATTGTCGACTACCGCTCGCTCATCAAGATGAAGCAGACCGGACACCTCGTCGTCTTTGATGCCACGCACTCCGTACAACAACCGGGCGGGCAGGGCGGATCATCCGGCGGTAATCGCGAGTTTGTGCTTCCGCTCACGAAGGCGGCAATCGCTGTCGGAATTGATGGACTATTCTTTGAAGCTCATCCCGATCCGGCATC from the bacterium genome contains:
- the gatC gene encoding Asp-tRNA(Asn)/Glu-tRNA(Gln) amidotransferase subunit GatC, yielding MISRDELLKLAALARLRLDESEIAQFQDDIAKMLEYVKKLDQVDTSGVQSQLQENVTGNVLREDIVTPSLGVDEALKNAPERVDNYFKVPKVVDN
- the kdsB gene encoding 3-deoxy-manno-octulosonate cytidylyltransferase; this encodes MKIVGVIPARLASSRFPRKALALIAGRPMILHVWERVRAFSRFERLIVATDDESISQLIIQNGGEVVLSNEPFKNGSERCASAVADIDCDVCIDIQGDEISITPEQLERTVQVLENNPDLHVATAAFPVLQSEDLSDPNLVKVAVDALGHAIEFSRKPITVAGQKITNYGHAGIYVYRKDFLIEYARLPQTSREIAESLEQLRILEHGHKIGVAIINKPLLSVNTPEDLALANRLFSQEGGVI
- a CDS encoding CTP synthase gives rise to the protein MKGAKYIFVTGGVVSSLGKGIASASIGVLLQKRGLKVNIQKMDPYINVDPGTMNPFQHGEVFVLDDGAETDLDLGHYERFTGQSLTRDNNVTAGQVYQSVINRERKGDYLGATVQVIPHITNEIKSRIRKLARRDETFDVVITEFGGTVGDIESLPFLEAARQIALEEGPGNTLFVHLTLVPYIETAGEIKTKPTQHSVRDLREIGIQPQVLLCRTSKPLSDAIREKIGLFCSIPSKNVIESIDVDTIYEVPLLYHEQGLDNYIVDYLGLDAPDPDLSEWEEIVRKIKRPDKHIRIGICGKYVHLKDAYKSIIESFIHAGAENNVKVDLVWIASEDIKLNGAEQYLKGIDGLLIPGGFGERGVEGKIESIHYVRERNIPFFGICLGMQCAVIEFARNVAGLADAHSYEFYRDLKHPVIHLMADQHEVTEMGGTMRLGAFPCVLDENSKSYEAYQERNISERHRHRYEFYNYYRDQLTSRGLKLSGLSPDSKLVEIVEIPSHRWFVGVQFHPELKSRLGKAHPLFREFVRAASEYHDNPAQPELDLESEPVVKSELLDELNLRQ
- the kdsA gene encoding 3-deoxy-8-phosphooctulonate synthase gives rise to the protein MISIGNQKFGDGKLFIIAGPCLIESEDIVMRTAHTLVNLSRALELPLIFKGSLRKANRLSGKSFSGIGDQEALKLLQKVKSEFNVPVLTDIHETHEVATVAQVCDVLQIPAFLCRQTDLIITAAKSGRAVNIKKGQFLAAEDMAHLAQKAVDAGNSQVMLTERGTTFGYRDLIVDYRSLIKMKQTGHLVVFDATHSVQQPGGQGGSSGGNREFVLPLTKAAIAVGIDGLFFEAHPDPASAKSDSATQLPLDYVETFLKEIKRLAQTTA